A genomic region of Platichthys flesus chromosome 4, fPlaFle2.1, whole genome shotgun sequence contains the following coding sequences:
- the b3gat1a gene encoding galactosylgalactosylxylosylprotein 3-beta-glucuronosyltransferase 1 isoform X2 — translation MPKRRDILAIVLIVLPWTLLITVWHQSAIGPLLAIRKERLAVRHHRLSDDGVEGKREAGGQGQDSKEYCASDKDIVEVVRTEYVYTRPPPWSDVLPTIHIITPTYSRPVQKAELTRLANTFLHVPNLHWILVEDSQRRTTLVTRLLRETGLNYTHLNVETPRNYKLRGDTRDPRIPRGTMQRNLALRWLRETFNANSSQAGIVYFADDDNTYSLELFEEMRSTRKVSVWPVAFVGGLRYESPKVNAAGKVYGWKTVFDPHRPFAIDMAGFAINLRLILFKPQAYFKLRGVKGGYQESSLLRELVTLNDLEPKAANCTKILVWHTRTEKPVLVNEGKKGFTDPNVEI, via the exons ATGCCGAAGAGAAGAGATATTCTTGCCATCGTGTTGATCGTTTTACCCTGGACTCTGCTCATCACTGTTTGGCACCAAAGCGCTATTGGTCCACTCCTCGCCATCCGCAAGG AGAGGCTTGCAGTCCGCCACCACCGGCTCTCAG ATGATGGAGTCGAGGGGAAGAGGGAGGCAGGTGGCCAGGGGCAGGACTCCAAAGAATACTGTGCCTCAGATAAGGACATAGTGGAGGTGGTGAGGACAGAATATGTGTATACACGGCCTCCACCTTGGTCCGATGTGCTGCCTACTATCCACATCATCACCCCTACATACAGTCGGCCGGTGCAGAAAGCGGAGCTGACGCGGCTGGCGAACACCTTCCTCCATGTTCCCAACCTGCACTGGATCCTGGTTGAGGACTCGCAAAGGAGAACAACTCTTGTTACGAGGCTCCTTCGAGAAACAGGGCTGAACTACACCCACCTCAATGTAGAGACGCCCAGGAACTATAAGCTGCGGGGTGACACCCGGGATCCCAGAATACCGCGAGGAACCATGCAAAGGAATCTGGCCCTGCGGTGGTTGAGGGAGACATTTAATGCCAACAGTAGTCAAGCTGGAATCGTCTACTTTGCTGATGACGACAACACATACAGCCTGGAGCTTTTTGAGGAG ATGAGATCGACTCGGAAAGTTTCGGTGTGGCCTGTGGCCTTTGTGGGCGGCTTGCGGTACGAGTCCCCCAAGGTCAATGCAGCTGGAAAGGTCTATGGCTGGAAGACAGTGTTTGACCCCCATCGGCCCTTTGCCATCGACATGGCCGGCTTTGCcatcaacctgagactcatccTCTTCAAGCCACAGGCATATTTTAAGCTTCGTGGGGTGAAGGGAGGCTACCAGGAGAGTAGTTTGCTCCGGGAGCTAGTCACACTCAACGACCTGGAGCCTAAAGCAGCTAATTGCACTAAG ATACTTGTTTGGCACACGAGAACGGAGAAACCTGTCCTAGTGAACGAGGGGAAAAAAGGATTCACAGACCCCAATGTGGAGATCTGA
- the b3gat1a gene encoding galactosylgalactosylxylosylprotein 3-beta-glucuronosyltransferase 1 isoform X3, producing the protein MPKRRDILAIVLIVLPWTLLITVWHQSAIGPLLAIRKDDGVEGKREAGGQGQDSKEYCASDKDIVEVVRTEYVYTRPPPWSDVLPTIHIITPTYSRPVQKAELTRLANTFLHVPNLHWILVEDSQRRTTLVTRLLRETGLNYTHLNVETPRNYKLRGDTRDPRIPRGTMQRNLALRWLRETFNANSSQAGIVYFADDDNTYSLELFEEMRSTRKVSVWPVAFVGGLRYESPKVNAAGKVYGWKTVFDPHRPFAIDMAGFAINLRLILFKPQAYFKLRGVKGGYQESSLLRELVTLNDLEPKAANCTKILVWHTRTEKPVLVNEGKKGFTDPNVEI; encoded by the exons ATGCCGAAGAGAAGAGATATTCTTGCCATCGTGTTGATCGTTTTACCCTGGACTCTGCTCATCACTGTTTGGCACCAAAGCGCTATTGGTCCACTCCTCGCCATCCGCAAGG ATGATGGAGTCGAGGGGAAGAGGGAGGCAGGTGGCCAGGGGCAGGACTCCAAAGAATACTGTGCCTCAGATAAGGACATAGTGGAGGTGGTGAGGACAGAATATGTGTATACACGGCCTCCACCTTGGTCCGATGTGCTGCCTACTATCCACATCATCACCCCTACATACAGTCGGCCGGTGCAGAAAGCGGAGCTGACGCGGCTGGCGAACACCTTCCTCCATGTTCCCAACCTGCACTGGATCCTGGTTGAGGACTCGCAAAGGAGAACAACTCTTGTTACGAGGCTCCTTCGAGAAACAGGGCTGAACTACACCCACCTCAATGTAGAGACGCCCAGGAACTATAAGCTGCGGGGTGACACCCGGGATCCCAGAATACCGCGAGGAACCATGCAAAGGAATCTGGCCCTGCGGTGGTTGAGGGAGACATTTAATGCCAACAGTAGTCAAGCTGGAATCGTCTACTTTGCTGATGACGACAACACATACAGCCTGGAGCTTTTTGAGGAG ATGAGATCGACTCGGAAAGTTTCGGTGTGGCCTGTGGCCTTTGTGGGCGGCTTGCGGTACGAGTCCCCCAAGGTCAATGCAGCTGGAAAGGTCTATGGCTGGAAGACAGTGTTTGACCCCCATCGGCCCTTTGCCATCGACATGGCCGGCTTTGCcatcaacctgagactcatccTCTTCAAGCCACAGGCATATTTTAAGCTTCGTGGGGTGAAGGGAGGCTACCAGGAGAGTAGTTTGCTCCGGGAGCTAGTCACACTCAACGACCTGGAGCCTAAAGCAGCTAATTGCACTAAG ATACTTGTTTGGCACACGAGAACGGAGAAACCTGTCCTAGTGAACGAGGGGAAAAAAGGATTCACAGACCCCAATGTGGAGATCTGA
- the b3gat1a gene encoding galactosylgalactosylxylosylprotein 3-beta-glucuronosyltransferase 1 isoform X1, which translates to MPKRRDILAIVLIVLPWTLLITVWHQSAIGPLLAIRKACHHLVKEIFIIPERLAVRHHRLSDDGVEGKREAGGQGQDSKEYCASDKDIVEVVRTEYVYTRPPPWSDVLPTIHIITPTYSRPVQKAELTRLANTFLHVPNLHWILVEDSQRRTTLVTRLLRETGLNYTHLNVETPRNYKLRGDTRDPRIPRGTMQRNLALRWLRETFNANSSQAGIVYFADDDNTYSLELFEEMRSTRKVSVWPVAFVGGLRYESPKVNAAGKVYGWKTVFDPHRPFAIDMAGFAINLRLILFKPQAYFKLRGVKGGYQESSLLRELVTLNDLEPKAANCTKILVWHTRTEKPVLVNEGKKGFTDPNVEI; encoded by the exons ATGCCGAAGAGAAGAGATATTCTTGCCATCGTGTTGATCGTTTTACCCTGGACTCTGCTCATCACTGTTTGGCACCAAAGCGCTATTGGTCCACTCCTCGCCATCCGCAAGG CCTGTCACCACCTAGTAAAAGAGATCTTTATCATTCCAGAGAGGCTTGCAGTCCGCCACCACCGGCTCTCAG ATGATGGAGTCGAGGGGAAGAGGGAGGCAGGTGGCCAGGGGCAGGACTCCAAAGAATACTGTGCCTCAGATAAGGACATAGTGGAGGTGGTGAGGACAGAATATGTGTATACACGGCCTCCACCTTGGTCCGATGTGCTGCCTACTATCCACATCATCACCCCTACATACAGTCGGCCGGTGCAGAAAGCGGAGCTGACGCGGCTGGCGAACACCTTCCTCCATGTTCCCAACCTGCACTGGATCCTGGTTGAGGACTCGCAAAGGAGAACAACTCTTGTTACGAGGCTCCTTCGAGAAACAGGGCTGAACTACACCCACCTCAATGTAGAGACGCCCAGGAACTATAAGCTGCGGGGTGACACCCGGGATCCCAGAATACCGCGAGGAACCATGCAAAGGAATCTGGCCCTGCGGTGGTTGAGGGAGACATTTAATGCCAACAGTAGTCAAGCTGGAATCGTCTACTTTGCTGATGACGACAACACATACAGCCTGGAGCTTTTTGAGGAG ATGAGATCGACTCGGAAAGTTTCGGTGTGGCCTGTGGCCTTTGTGGGCGGCTTGCGGTACGAGTCCCCCAAGGTCAATGCAGCTGGAAAGGTCTATGGCTGGAAGACAGTGTTTGACCCCCATCGGCCCTTTGCCATCGACATGGCCGGCTTTGCcatcaacctgagactcatccTCTTCAAGCCACAGGCATATTTTAAGCTTCGTGGGGTGAAGGGAGGCTACCAGGAGAGTAGTTTGCTCCGGGAGCTAGTCACACTCAACGACCTGGAGCCTAAAGCAGCTAATTGCACTAAG ATACTTGTTTGGCACACGAGAACGGAGAAACCTGTCCTAGTGAACGAGGGGAAAAAAGGATTCACAGACCCCAATGTGGAGATCTGA